Proteins encoded in a region of the Octopus sinensis linkage group LG8, ASM634580v1, whole genome shotgun sequence genome:
- the LOC115214857 gene encoding bromodomain-containing protein 4-like, producing MQMFRMPIKSLETEDEMCFGDSSSELLGDGSLLDDTCSEDDLDDYGSEPEDCLEGMTGNEDEQEMSDTKMKKSAKNYPYRRKKEEKPSSKDKNEPRLPKKRGPKKKRMTKARVQKLRLRRVKANARERNRMHGLNDALDTLRLHVPCTSKTQKLSKIETLRLARNYISALGEILKNGTKPDGVSFAKALSKGLSQNTMNLVAGCLQLNPRTLHPDSTLPKTYQYDFSSQIDFGSAVTQIPYPPSSYATTLHHHHHPPPPPPHHHQQQQSQQSMQPQEQQQHIPPLPHPHHPHPHPHHHQQHQHHQLQSQPQQQQPLPPPPPPPPQQSQQPQPNMNIGPITMVGQIPSNRLSSSPHAPSNGMITSLPPPTHQQYTNYTTPRNLSPLNAEHREASLPTGSMTPGLTSNNTYLRYNTNNNTNNNSNSTYMVNDVGIRRGYNGCAQPQPSPYVLLEDIPDFQSDPPVLEHNLNIINGNRGIFEITG from the coding sequence ATGTTCAGAATGCCTATCAAAAGTTTGGAAACAGAAGACGAAATGTGTTTTGGTGACAGCAGTAGCGAGTTGTTGGGTGATGGTTCTTTGCTAGATGACACATGTTCAGAAGATGACTTGGATGATTATGGCAGCGAACCAGAAGATTGCCTGGAAGGCATGACTGGTAATGAAGACGAACAAGAAATGAGTGATACAAAGATGAAGAAAAGCGCGAAAAACTATCCTTACCgcaggaagaaggaagagaaaccGTCTTCCAAAGACAAGAACGAACCACGTCTTCCAAAGAAACGTGGTCCAAAGAAGAAACGGATGACAAAAGCGCGAGTGCAAAAATTACGCTTGCGACGAGTTAAAGCAAATGCACGAGAACGCAACCGCATGCATGGTTTGAACGATGCATTGGACACTTTGCGATTGCACGTGCCATGCACGTCCAAGACACAGAAGCTATCGAAAATTGAAACGTTACGACTGGCACGCAATTATATCAGTGCCTTgggagaaattttaaaaaatggtactAAACCAGATGGTGTCAGTTTTGCGAAAGCTTTGTCAAAAGGTCTTTCTCAAAACACAATGAATCTCGTTGCTGGATGTCTTCAGCTTAATCCTCGAACATTGCACCCCGATTCTACCCTACCTAAAACATATCAATATGATTTTAGTAGTCAGATAGACTTTGGTAGCGCTGTTACTCAAATTCCATATCCTCCGTCTTCCTATGCAACgactctgcatcatcatcatcatcctcctcctcctcctcctcatcaccatcaacagcagcagagTCAGCAAAGTATGCAACCGCAGGAACAGCAGCAACACATTCCACCACTTCCTCACCCCCACCATCCTCACCcacacccccatcaccaccaacagcatcaacatcaccaaTTACAGtcgcaaccacaacaacaacaaccacttccgcctcctcctccgccaccaccacaacagtcACAACAGCCACAACCAAACATGAATATCGGGCCAATCACAATGGTAGGCCAGATTCCATCCAATCGATTGTCTTCTTCTCCTCACGCCCCATCTAACGGCATGATCACTTCACTACCACCGCCCACCCATCAACAGTACACTAATTACACTACACCGCGTAATCTGAGTCCGTTGAATGCAGAACATAGGGAAGCCTCGTTGCCTACTGGAAGTATGACACCCGGTTTGACATCAAACAACACTTATCTTCGTtataacaccaacaataatactaacaacaactcAAACAGCACGTACATGGTCAATGATGTTGGTATCAGGCGTGGGTACAATGGTTGTGCTCAACCTCAGCCAAGCCCCTATGTCTTATTAGAAGATATCCCCGATTTTCAGAGTGACCCACCAGTTCTGGAGCACAATTTAAATATCATAAACGGTAACCGAGGTATATTTGAAATCACTGGTTGA